GTGATCCACATCCCGCACCACCGTACAGGTACCACCTGGAAAGCCTACCCGATGTATGACTTCGCCCACGGGCAGTCGGATTACTTCGAAGGGGTGACCCACTCACTCTGTACGCTCGAGTTCGAGGTGCACCGTCCCCTCTACGACTGGTTTATTGACCAGTTGGCCGACAGCGAGTACCGTCCCCGTCAGACCGAGTTCAACCGACTCAACCTCACCTACACCGTGATGAGCAAGCGCAAGCTGCTCCAGTTGGTACAGGAAAAGCTGGTCTCCGGATGGGATGATCCCCGCATGCCCACCCTTACCGGGATGCGCCGCCGCGGTTTCACACCTGAGGGAATCCACAACTTCATCGACAGGATTGGCTACACCAAGTATGATGGCATGAACGATATCTCTCTGCTGGAACATGCCGTGCGTGAAGACCTCAATAAGAAGGTGATGCGTGTCTCCGGTGTGATCGATCCCGTGAAGCTGGTGCTCACCAACTACCCGGAAGGGCAGGTGGAGGAGATGGAGGCAATTAATAACCCCGAGGATGACTCAATGGGCAGCCGCAGTGTCAAGTTCACCCGCGAGCTCTGGATTGAACGGGACGACTTCATGGAGGAGGCGCCGAAGAAATATTTCCGCCTCACACCGGGTAATGAGGTGCGCCTCAAGAATGCCTACATCGTGAAGTGTACCGGCTGCAGCAAAGATGAGCAGGGCAACGTCACCGAGGTGTACGCCGAGTATGATCCACAAACAAAAAGCGGAATGCCGGAAGCCAACCGCCGTGTGAAGGGTACCATCCACTGGGTATCCATTCCACATAGCCTCGATGCCGAAGTGAGGCTCTACGACCGTCTCTTTATGGTGGAGGACCCCTCGGCCGAGAAAGAGAAAGATTTCCGCGAACTGATGAACCCCGAATCGCTGATCGTCAAAACAGGCTGCAAGGTGGAGGCATCCCTGAAAGAGGCGAAGCCACTCGACAGCTTCCAGTTCCAGCGCATCGGCTACTTCAATGTCGACAGGGATTCCACTGACGGCAACCTGGTGTTCAATCGCACCGTGGCGCTCAAAGACTCCTGGAAGAAACAGAATGGCTGAAACGCCTGAACGGCTCTTACGAGCCATAAACAGAAGATAAAGCATGGATGAGAACGATATCGATATCACTGACCTGATTGAGAGGTACGAGCAGATGCGCGCACTCGGCAGGAAAATCTACCTCGATGCCGATGAGTTCGCCATCCTGGCGGAGTATTACAACGCTGAGGGTGACAATGACGAGGCAGAGCAGCTGATCCGGGAAGGACTGTCGATACACCCCGGAAATCCCGTGCTCATGCTGCTGCGAGCCAAGGCACTGGTCTTCGCGGAGCTTTATGAAGAGGCGCTCGACTACCTGCGGTTGATTTCAGATGAGGGTGGAGTAGAATATGCCCTGCTCCGCATCGAATCACTGATGCATCTGGAACGGTTCGACGAAGCGGATGAGCAGATAATGGATACGCTGGGCGAGGAATTGATGGCCGAAGAGCATAACTACTTCATCACCGAGTTGGCATACCTGTACAACGATGTGGATTTGTACAGCTTTGCAATTTACTTCCTGGAAGAAAGCCTAAAGTTCGATGATTCCAATGTCGATGCCATCGTTGAACTGGCATACGCCTACGAGATGACAGGTGAACTGGAAAATGCCATCTTGCAGACCAACCACCTGCTTGACATTGATCCCTACTCCTACGACGCATGGTCCAATATCGGCAAGCTCTACTCCATGAACGGCCAGTACGACAAGGCGATCGATGCGTTCGACTTTGCCCTCACCATCGTTGAAGATGACCTGCCGGTGATGAAGATGAAAGCACTGTCGCTCTACCTGAACGACAACACGCCTGAGGCGATAGCCATTTTTCAGCAGTGTCTGCAAAAGGCGCCCGACGATGAGTCACTCTATGACTCCCTCTTTGAAGCCTATGAGGTGATGGGGCAGTATGATGAGATGATGAAACTGATGGACATGAAAGCGGCTAACTTAGGGTTGCAAGGAATTCCCGCCAAACGTGCTTTCGTACATCTAAGCCGGGGGGAGACCGACAAGGCCAGGGAGTTGTTTGAGCAAATCCCCGAAAGCGACAGAGAGACCCTCGATTATTACATGCTGGAGGGTGAACTGGCATTCCACGACGATGATTTTAAACGTGCCGAAACAGCCTACATGAAAGCGGCACTCATCTCTGAGGGGAATGAGGAGATCCTCGACCGCCTCGCCAACATCAGCGTGGCACAGGAGAAGTTTGAACAGGCGGCTGCCTACCTGGTGGAGTTGCTGGAGATCGCACCTGATTTCCCCACTGCCAAGTCGCGACTGGCATTCGTCCGCTTCGAGATTGGCTCCAAGGAGCCATTTGATCAGATCATGGCGCAATTCTCAGATGAGGAGCTCCGTTCCCTTCTCACCCTTCTCTCCGGCAGTGGTGCTGAGGAGTATCCGTCGTACAGCCGAGAGAAGATGCTCACCCGCCTGAATGAGGCACGCGAAAACCGGGTGCTCTTCAAAAACATCAAATACTAGCTTTTTTTTTATTAACTCTACGTGTTATGAGGTTTGTAACCCCATTTTCCTTTTTGTGTCTCTTGCTCATCACATTTTCCTGCAAACGGAATGTTGATACCGTTGATCGGCACTCTCTCCCGCTGATACCGATGCCGAACAGCGTAACCCTTACCGGCGATTCACTCGATGTTGCCCGGGGGTTTAACCTCCTCAAAGCGGAACTGCCGGAAGAGCACGCCTTAAACATACGCTCCTACCTTGAACAGATTTCTTTCCCGTTGAGCGATAAGGGAGTACCTGTCACACTGGTGATCACAGCGCATCACCCTGAGTTTGCTTCAAAAGAGGGATATGCACTGACAATCGACCGTGGTGGGCTAAAGGTGGAGGCCATCTCCCAGGCAGGACTCTTCTATGGCCTCCAGACTGTGATACAGCTCTCCGGGACAACCAACCTGTTGCCAACGCTGGAGATCACCGATGAGCCACGCTTCCCCTACAGGGGTTTCCATTTTGATGTCTCGCGCCATTTCTACTCCATCGAATTTCTGAAAAAACAGATAGACCAGATGGCACGGCTCAAACTGAACCATTTTCACTGGCACCTCACCGACGGGCCCGGCTGGAGACTACAAATCAAACAGTATCCGGAACTGACCGGCATCGCTGCCTGGCGCACCCACGACTCCTGGAAGGAGTGGTGGGCATCCGGGCGGAGATACCTCCCCGAAGGTACCCCCGACGCATATGGTGGTTATTATACCCAGGAGGAGGCGCGTGAGCTGGTGCACTATGCTGCCGAGCGGCAGATCACCATCATCCCGGAGATTGAGATGCCGGGTCACTCCGAGGAGGTGCTGGCGGTATACCCCCATCTCTCCTGTACCGGAACCCCTTACAGCAGCAGCGAGTTTTGTATCGGCAACGAGGCTACCTTCAGCTTCCTGGAGGGGGTGCTGGATGAGGTGTTGACCATCTTCCCCTCCCGGTATATCCATGTGGGGGGCGACGAAGCTTCCCGTGAGCACTGGAAGCATTGCTCCAGCTGTCAATCGAGAATGAAGCAGGAGGGGTTGAAGGATGAGGCAGAGCTGCAGAGCTACCTGATACGTCGTGTTGAACAATACCTGCACGCCCACGGACGGAAGCTGATTGGCTGGGATGAGATCCTGGAGGGGGGTGTCGACAGTAGTGCCGTGGTGATGGCCTGGCGTGGCGAGGAAATCGGTATCAGGGCCGCAGAGAAAGGTCACCGGGTGATCATGACCCCCGGTGCATATGCCTATTTTGACAGCTACCAGGGTGAACCGGCGAGCCAGCCGGAGGCGATCGGCGGTTTTCTCCCCCTGGAGAAGGTCTATGGTTATAATCCGGTGAGTGACACGCTCTCCGCGATCACTGCCGGCCGTATCAGCGGGGTGCAGGCGAATCTCTGGACTGAGTACATCGGCAGTGAGGAGCATGCGGAATACATGATCTACCCACGACTGTTGGCGATGGCCGAGGTGGCCTGGACCCTTCCCGTCGGCAAGAACTGGGAGGGTTTTCGCAGGAGGGTGAACAGGGAGATCCCGCG
This genomic window from Dysgonomonadaceae bacterium zrk40 contains:
- a CDS encoding tetratricopeptide repeat protein; its protein translation is MDENDIDITDLIERYEQMRALGRKIYLDADEFAILAEYYNAEGDNDEAEQLIREGLSIHPGNPVLMLLRAKALVFAELYEEALDYLRLISDEGGVEYALLRIESLMHLERFDEADEQIMDTLGEELMAEEHNYFITELAYLYNDVDLYSFAIYFLEESLKFDDSNVDAIVELAYAYEMTGELENAILQTNHLLDIDPYSYDAWSNIGKLYSMNGQYDKAIDAFDFALTIVEDDLPVMKMKALSLYLNDNTPEAIAIFQQCLQKAPDDESLYDSLFEAYEVMGQYDEMMKLMDMKAANLGLQGIPAKRAFVHLSRGETDKARELFEQIPESDRETLDYYMLEGELAFHDDDFKRAETAYMKAALISEGNEEILDRLANISVAQEKFEQAAAYLVELLEIAPDFPTAKSRLAFVRFEIGSKEPFDQIMAQFSDEELRSLLTLLSGSGAEEYPSYSREKMLTRLNEARENRVLFKNIKY
- a CDS encoding glutamine--tRNA ligase/YqeY domain fusion protein, with translation MTEKENNVVEENKKSLNFIEAMVEKDLAAGRNDGRIQTRFPPEPNGYLHIGHAKAICIDFGIAQKYGGVCNLRFDDTNPVKEDVEYVDSIMEDIRWLGYKWGNVYYASDYFQQLWDFAVKLIREGKAYVDEQSAEEIARQKGTPTVPGTHSPYRDRPVEESLALFEQMNSGEIPEGKMVLRAKIDMAASNMHFRDPIIYRVIHIPHHRTGTTWKAYPMYDFAHGQSDYFEGVTHSLCTLEFEVHRPLYDWFIDQLADSEYRPRQTEFNRLNLTYTVMSKRKLLQLVQEKLVSGWDDPRMPTLTGMRRRGFTPEGIHNFIDRIGYTKYDGMNDISLLEHAVREDLNKKVMRVSGVIDPVKLVLTNYPEGQVEEMEAINNPEDDSMGSRSVKFTRELWIERDDFMEEAPKKYFRLTPGNEVRLKNAYIVKCTGCSKDEQGNVTEVYAEYDPQTKSGMPEANRRVKGTIHWVSIPHSLDAEVRLYDRLFMVEDPSAEKEKDFRELMNPESLIVKTGCKVEASLKEAKPLDSFQFQRIGYFNVDRDSTDGNLVFNRTVALKDSWKKQNG
- a CDS encoding family 20 glycosylhydrolase, with protein sequence MPNSVTLTGDSLDVARGFNLLKAELPEEHALNIRSYLEQISFPLSDKGVPVTLVITAHHPEFASKEGYALTIDRGGLKVEAISQAGLFYGLQTVIQLSGTTNLLPTLEITDEPRFPYRGFHFDVSRHFYSIEFLKKQIDQMARLKLNHFHWHLTDGPGWRLQIKQYPELTGIAAWRTHDSWKEWWASGRRYLPEGTPDAYGGYYTQEEARELVHYAAERQITIIPEIEMPGHSEEVLAVYPHLSCTGTPYSSSEFCIGNEATFSFLEGVLDEVLTIFPSRYIHVGGDEASREHWKHCSSCQSRMKQEGLKDEAELQSYLIRRVEQYLHAHGRKLIGWDEILEGGVDSSAVVMAWRGEEIGIRAAEKGHRVIMTPGAYAYFDSYQGEPASQPEAIGGFLPLEKVYGYNPVSDTLSAITAGRISGVQANLWTEYIGSEEHAEYMIYPRLLAMAEVAWTLPVGKNWEGFRRRVNREIPRLKQRGYHPYELSREPHVTLMNDTLQQKILIDLSSELDPVEIRFTTNGETPDAGSILYESPIEVGDSAFLQAQLFRNGEAIGDVVSGRVDYHKAIGKKMIYHTPFSRYYPAGGVKALIDGLPGGLSHGDGRWQGFNLQEIDLEIDLLEELPLHSLQLRFLQNGNAWIWFPREVTLLVSGDGETYRELQRFENNLSQDLEGTHFQPFHWSGTTTARFIRLKVFSNGNPGGWIFLDEIVVW